Genomic DNA from Vibrio vulnificus CMCP6:
TTGGGCTAGAGAGCTGAAGAGCAAAACTCGTGAAGAGCTCACCAGTTGGATAGAACACACCGTCTATGACGCAGGTCAGTTGATTTGTGAGAATCAGCGACCACTCAACCGAATTGGCATTGTCAGCCGCGGCAGCATCACGGAACTCTATGAAACGCGTTCCGACGACAACCTAGAGAAAGTTCGTACCACGATTGGTCCGGGAGAAACCTTTGCCTTGATCTCGCTGCTCACTGGCAAAACCAACGCTCAGTATGTCTCGGATACACCGACAGATATTATGTGGCTGCCCGTAGATAAACTGAAGCTACTCATGAATCAAGATCCCAATCTAACGGCGGTGGTCTGCCAACTATTTAAGCAGCTCAAATCGGTCTAAGCGCTAGAAAAACAAACGCCGCTTTTAAAGCGGCGTTTGTTTATTTTCCAGTAAAGCTCAGCGGGATCTCCGCCAATTGGTTACCGAGGTTGCTCGGGAACACCAAATATTCACCATGATATTTGACGTTAGATTTATAGTCCGTCACCTTGTGAACCATAAAACCCGCTGCGCTCGCTTTCTCAACGAAACCGGCATGGTGACCACGAACAAACCAGCTCATCGGTTTCACTAATAGCTCGCCGTCAAAACAGTTTTCGCACTGCTGCGCGCACAGTGCCAAAGAGTTCTGTCCTTCCGTGAAAATCTGCACTTTGCCACAGCCGACAATCGGATCTGAAGTCGACACTTCCCAGCCCGCGTTTTCCATTTCATCGAGAAAAGCTTCGATCTGTTTGTCGGTAATCGCTTTTGGTGCGCCCTCTTGGGCAAAGAACGAAGCATAAAACGCAGAAATACGTTGGAACGTTGGCAACAGCGCCGCGTCATTTCCTTTCGAGCGTCCTGCTTTTTGCCAGCGAGTTAAGTCCGCGACAACACAACGGTCGAAACGCTGACCTTTCAGCGCTTTGGTCACCCAACGTACCAAAAAGTGGTTGTTGGCAATCGGTGCGTCGACCAATTTGCCCGATTGATGTTCCGCAGCCAGCTCAGCGAGTGCGGTATTCACTAAGCGCTGAATTTCACTTGTGTAGTTCGACATTATGCTTTTCGTCCG
This window encodes:
- a CDS encoding DUF2913 family protein, which translates into the protein MSNYTSEIQRLVNTALAELAAEHQSGKLVDAPIANNHFLVRWVTKALKGQRFDRCVVADLTRWQKAGRSKGNDAALLPTFQRISAFYASFFAQEGAPKAITDKQIEAFLDEMENAGWEVSTSDPIVGCGKVQIFTEGQNSLALCAQQCENCFDGELLVKPMSWFVRGHHAGFVEKASAAGFMVHKVTDYKSNVKYHGEYLVFPSNLGNQLAEIPLSFTGK